The DNA window TTTGACGTGGTGCTCAACCGCCAGGCCATCATCCATGTGGACGAAACAGTGCGCGTGTTGCGGCCCGGCGGCCTGTTCATCACCCAGCAGGTCGGCCCGCGTAACGCCGAAAACATCACCCGCGTCTTTGGCTGTACGGCGAGCGGGCAGTACCGCGCAGTGGCCGGGCAGGACCCGGACAGCGTGGCGGCGGCCTTCCAGGCTCGCGGGTGCGCGATCGTGTGCCGGGCGGAGTACAACGTGCCGTACTACTACGCCGACCTGAACTCGCTGGTTTTCTGGTTGCAGGCGGTTCCCCTGCCGGAAGACTTCGACATGGCCCGCCACTGGGAGCAGGTGGCGCACATCGCCGCCGCCTATACTACGCCGCGCGGCATCGCCACCAACGAGCATCGCCTGCTGCTCATTGTTCGCAAAGCGCTGTGATCTGCACCGAAAGGGAAATAGCGCCATTCATATGTCTCAGACCACCATCCCCCGTACCGAAGCTTCCCGCCCCGCCTGGCGGAGCCTGCCGCGCAATGTCTGGGTGGTCACCGCCACCAGCTTCCTGACCGATGTTTCCAGCAACATGCTCTTTGACCTGATGCCGCTCTTCCTGGCCAACGTGCTGGGCGTCAAGACCAACGTCATCGGCCTGATCGAAGGCATCGCGGAGACAACCGCCAGCCTGCTCAAGATTTTCTCCGGCTGGCTTTCCGACCGGCTGCGCGCCCGCAAGTGGCTGACAGTGGCCGGGTATGGCCTTTCAACCGTCGCCAAGCCGTTTCTGTACATCGTCACGTCGTGGTGGGGGGTGCTGGCTGTGCGCGTCACGGACCGCATCGGCAAGGGCATCCGCACCGCCCCGCGTGACGCCCTGGTCGCCGCCAGCATCGACGCCGATCACCGCGGCCTGGCCTTTGGCTTGCACCGCATGGGCGATACGCTCGGCGCGGCGACTGGCATCCTGATCGCCCTGCTGATTGTGTTGGCGACCCAGGCCGGCGGCCTGACCCTCAGCCGGGAGACCTTCCAGGTGGTCGTGATCGCCAGCATCATCCCGGCGGTGCTGGCCGTGATCGTCCTGGCCGCCGGGGCGCAGGATGTGCCGGTTACCAGCCAGGCGGAAGCACCGCGCCTGACCCTGCGCGGTTTTGACCGGCGCTTCTATGGCTTTCTGCTGGCGGTGACGGTCTTCACGCTGGGCAATTCGGCAGACGCCTTCCTGATCCTGCGCGCTCAGGAACGGGGGCTGACTGTGGCCGGCGTGATGGGGATGGTGCTGACCTTCAACCTGATCTACGCGCTGATCTCCGGCCCGGCGGGCGTGCTCTCTGACCGGATCGGCCGCTACCGGCTGATCGTCGGCGGCTGGCTGGTCTATGGCCTGCTGTACCTGGGCTTCGCCCTGGTGGAACAGGCATGGCAGATGTGGGCGTTGTACGGCCTGTACGGCATTTACTATGGGGCGGTGGAGGGTAACGCCCGTGCGCTGGTCGCCGACCTGGTTCCGGAGGAAAAGCGCGGCACGGCTTACGGCGTGTATAATGCGGCGGTGGGCGTACTGGCCCTGCCTGCCAGCGTGATCGCCGGCCTGCTGTGGAGCGGGATCGGCGGCTGGGCGGGCTTCGGACCGCGGGCGCCGTTTCTGTTCGGGGCGGTCCTGGCCCTGATCGCGGTGATCCTGCTGCGGATCGGGCTGACCCCACCAGCAGACGACCGTTAGCGAGCAGGCAGTTCAGGGGGCGAGCATGAAGATCACGGTGTTTGCGCCGGGGGTGGTCCGCGAGGCCGCGCCAGAGGAGTTGCCCGCGTTGCTGGCGACGGATGGCACGCTCTTCTGGGTTGATATGACCGGCCCGACAGACGAAGACCTGCATGTCCTCAGCGAAGTGTTCCGTTTTCACCCGCTGGCTATTGAGGACACTCATAACCAGGAACAGCGTCCCAAGGTTGAGACCTACGCGAACGAGACATTCATTATCTTCAACGCGGTAACCCTGAACGGGGACGAGACATTTGCCACCCGTGAACTGGATGTGTTTCTGGGGGAGCGCTTCCTGGTCACTGTTCATGCCGCCCCGGAACCGCTGGTGGAGGAGGCGCTGCGCCGGGTTTGCCGCGCCCCGGCGCAGCTGGCCGCTTCTGCCCGCCACCTGTGCTACGTGCTGGCCGATGTGCTGGTCGACCATATCTTCCCGGTGATGGACGCGATAGAGCAGGAGAGCGAAATCCTCAGCGATATCGTCCTGGCCCAGCCGGATCAGAGCAGCCTCAACCGCCTGTTCACGCTCAAACGCTGGGGGGCGGAAGTGTGGCGGCTGGTCTGGGTGCAGCGGGAGATGCTCAACGATCTGGCCCACGAGTGGGATATCCAGGGCGGCGGCACCGATCTGCGCTACTACATGCGCGATGTGATCGACCACCTGACCCTGCTGGCCGATATGATGAGCGTCCAGCGCGACATGATCACCGGCCTGATCGACCTGTACATGTCGGCCACCTCCAACCGCCTGAACGTCATCGTCAACCGCCTGACGGTGATCACAGTTGCCATCGGCGTGCTGACTGTCTTCGGCGGCTTTTACGGGATGAACTTCCTGCAGACCTGGCCGCCGTTTGAGGCCTGGTGGGGGGTGCCGGTTGTCATCCTGATGATGGCGGCGGTGGTGGCCGTACTGTTGCGGGAGTTCCGGCGGCGCGGTTACCTGTAGAGGCAGACAATAAGCGACAGGAGAAACCGGTAGGCCAGCCCGTCGGCAGGCCGCAAAGAGCCGCGAACAGTGGGTGGAAACAGGGCAGGCGGCTGGCATACCATGCCTCAGCGGGGGTCTCCCGGCCTCCTTTGCCTGCTTGCCAGTCATTTTCCAGACTGTTATAATCCAATTCGTTTGCTGCGTTTTTCACAGTTACCGGAGCAAGGGACAGAAGACCATGACCGGAATCTTACGTATGGCGGCGCTCCTCGCCCTGGCAGTGCTGCTGCTGGCAGCCTGTGGCGCGCCAGCCTATATCAGCGAGGGCGAACACGGGGTGAGCGACAACGGCCATGCTGCTGTTGAAGGCCAGGAATCGACCTCCGGCAGCGGAGAAACAGCCGGAGCAGACGCCCCGGCAGCAACTGACGCCGATAGCGGCGGGCACATGCATCCTGCTGTGGGATCCGCCCAGCCCGCCGAGCTACCCGTCCCGCTGGGCGATCCAGGCCGGGGCGCAGAACTGTTCAACACGATGTTCAGCGAGGTTGGCTTTGCCTGTGCCACCTGCCACCGGGTCGATTCGGAGGAGCAACTGGTCGGCCCCGGCCTGCTCAACGTGGCCAGCCATGCCGCCGGGCATGTTCCTGGGTTGAGCGTGGAGGAATACCTGTACCAGTCGATCACCGAT is part of the Anaerolineae bacterium genome and encodes:
- a CDS encoding MFS transporter gives rise to the protein MSQTTIPRTEASRPAWRSLPRNVWVVTATSFLTDVSSNMLFDLMPLFLANVLGVKTNVIGLIEGIAETTASLLKIFSGWLSDRLRARKWLTVAGYGLSTVAKPFLYIVTSWWGVLAVRVTDRIGKGIRTAPRDALVAASIDADHRGLAFGLHRMGDTLGAATGILIALLIVLATQAGGLTLSRETFQVVVIASIIPAVLAVIVLAAGAQDVPVTSQAEAPRLTLRGFDRRFYGFLLAVTVFTLGNSADAFLILRAQERGLTVAGVMGMVLTFNLIYALISGPAGVLSDRIGRYRLIVGGWLVYGLLYLGFALVEQAWQMWALYGLYGIYYGAVEGNARALVADLVPEEKRGTAYGVYNAAVGVLALPASVIAGLLWSGIGGWAGFGPRAPFLFGAVLALIAVILLRIGLTPPADDR
- the corA gene encoding magnesium/cobalt transporter CorA — translated: MKITVFAPGVVREAAPEELPALLATDGTLFWVDMTGPTDEDLHVLSEVFRFHPLAIEDTHNQEQRPKVETYANETFIIFNAVTLNGDETFATRELDVFLGERFLVTVHAAPEPLVEEALRRVCRAPAQLAASARHLCYVLADVLVDHIFPVMDAIEQESEILSDIVLAQPDQSSLNRLFTLKRWGAEVWRLVWVQREMLNDLAHEWDIQGGGTDLRYYMRDVIDHLTLLADMMSVQRDMITGLIDLYMSATSNRLNVIVNRLTVITVAIGVLTVFGGFYGMNFLQTWPPFEAWWGVPVVILMMAAVVAVLLREFRRRGYL
- a CDS encoding cytochrome c, with translation MTGILRMAALLALAVLLLAACGAPAYISEGEHGVSDNGHAAVEGQESTSGSGETAGADAPAATDADSGGHMHPAVGSAQPAELPVPLGDPGRGAELFNTMFSEVGFACATCHRVDSEEQLVGPGLLNVASHAAGHVPGLSVEEYLYQSITDPGAYVVPGFPDNLMPRTYRELFTDEQIGDLMAYLLSLSG
- a CDS encoding class I SAM-dependent methyltransferase codes for the protein MNRNPLSREHLLAVAARVGGWHRRDYTRVRATRDPVPWYYAEIVRRYLRPTDSVLDIGTGSGRQFLSLARFFARGVGIDPDEALIQAAQANLPPALAGRIAFLTMPIHDLHFPDESFDVVLNRQAIIHVDETVRVLRPGGLFITQQVGPRNAENITRVFGCTASGQYRAVAGQDPDSVAAAFQARGCAIVCRAEYNVPYYYADLNSLVFWLQAVPLPEDFDMARHWEQVAHIAAAYTTPRGIATNEHRLLLIVRKAL